The Canis lupus dingo isolate Sandy chromosome 8, ASM325472v2, whole genome shotgun sequence genome has a segment encoding these proteins:
- the TMEM30B gene encoding cell cycle control protein 50B gives MTWSAAARGAHQPDNTAFTQQRLPAWQPLLSASIALPLFFCAGLAFIGLGLGLFYSSNGIKELEYDYTGTAGTGGCSACALADRGRAPPPPCSCAWHFSLAELFPGPVYLYYELTNFYQNNRRYSVSRDDAQLSGLPSALRHPANECAPYQRRASGLPIAPCGAIANSLFNDSFSLWHRRRAGGPYVEVPLDRTGIAWWTDCHVKFRNPPLVNGSLALAFHGTAPPPNWPRPVYALSPDPNNTGFVNQDFVVWMRTAALPTFRKLYARIRQGNYSAGLPRGSYVVNITYNYPVRAFGGRKLVVLSNISWMGGKNPFLGIAYLAVGSLCILVGFVMLVVYIRYQDQNDEDEDEE, from the coding sequence atgacCTGGAGCGCCGCGGCCCGGGGCGCCCACCAGCCCGACAACACCGCGTTCACGCAGCAGCGCCTCCCCGCCTGGCAGCCGCTGCTGTCGGCCAGCATCGCGCTGCCGCTCTTCTTCTGCGCGGGCCTGGCCTTCAtcggcctgggcctgggcctcttCTACTCCTCCAACGGCATCAAGGAACTCGAGTACGACTACACGGGCACGGCGGGCACCGGCGGCTGCTCGGCGTGCGCCCTGGCCGACCGGggccgcgcgccgccgccgccctgctCGTGCGCCTGGCACTTCTCGCTGGCCGAGCTCTTCCCGGGCCCCGTGTACCTCTACTACGAGCTGACCAACTTCTACCAGAACAACCGGCGCTACAGCGTGTCCCGCGACGACGCGCAGCTGAGCGGGCTGCCGAGCGCGCTGCGCCACCCGGCCAACGAGTGCGCCCCCTACCAGCGCCGCGCCTCGGGCCTGCCCATCGCGCCGTGCGGCGCCATCGCCAACAGCCTCTTCAACGACTCCTTCTCGCTGTGGCACCGGCGCCGCGCCGGCGGGCCGTACGTCGAGGTGCCGCTCGACCGCACCGGCATCGCCTGGTGGACCGACTGCCACGTCAAGTTCCGCAACCCGCCGCTGGTGAACGGCAGCCTGGCGCTGGCCTTCCACGGCACCGCGCCGCCGCCCAACTGGCCCCGGCCCGTGTACGCGCTGAGCCCGGACCCGAACAACACCGGCTTCGTCAACCAGGACTTCGTGGTGTGGATGCGCACGGCGGCGCTGCCCACGTTCCGCAAGCTGTACGCGCGCATCCGCCAGGGCAACTACTCCGCGGGGCTGCCGCGCGGCTCCTACGTGGTCAACATCACCTACAACTACCCGGTGCGCGCCTTCGGCGGCCGCAAGCTCGTGGTCCTCAGCAACATCTCGTGGATGGGGGGCAAGAACCCGTTCCTGGGCATCGCCTACCTGGCCGTCGGCTCCCTCTGCATCCTCGTGGGCTTTGTCATGCTGGTCGTCTACATTCGCTACCAGGACCAGAACGACGAGGACGAGGATGAGGAGTGA